From Panicum hallii strain FIL2 chromosome 2, PHallii_v3.1, whole genome shotgun sequence, a single genomic window includes:
- the LOC112881775 gene encoding U3 small nucleolar RNA-associated protein 6 homolog isoform X1, which translates to MADAVQYRLERMTDELDDLERRGLFNRAELADVVRRRRDFEFRLRRRSPLRQDFLDYIAYELRLDSLRNLRKRAIIRAAPSESDEDHGSADEAEADTKKKRKRRNKKWKKSISDVAGVLRILDIYRMATVRFKGDLDLWFRYLEFCRDKRHGRMKQVLAQAIRFHPKVPGLWIYAAAWEFDQNLNVAAARALMQSGLRSCPESEDMWIEYLRMELTYLNKLKARKVALGEDVKTLQKSDNDAGQWKDENKELFMPLNEQDEEPEDSKPAGDALEEKEDTFWRQGLLIIQTIYHGAVEALPSSLTLRKKFLEILNSVDLAHSDELKIEVLDDLKKDFSHCEDYWDWFARFQLTDLNNPNSLKGKDALSNKLNKSIQVYDEAVRRLPTSKMYSLYAKFWMDVLYPDREDSIALFQNSEFDASEFTSSILKVYESAESCGCLTEDLACQYVSLCLKLERLEEAKNLAEKLCNGPLSDAANLWSLRASMEINSVATAGSSPFSKENLSCLFDLFNTVLSKLPVTQTEGLWHMAMKLFCNEKIYFEKLVKCAMLSLSLAGGNDSGALVASAIIGWYLQRDGMKQARKMYKRLLALPGPSLKLFQYCIELEANLASLGDNSALANARKLYDSAIDYYPQEREVWRNYYSLELKVGTSETANAVYWRALKVLSDSTALTAPSS; encoded by the exons aTGGCGGACGCCGTCCAGTACCGCCTCGAGCGGATGACCGACGAGCTCGACGACCTCGAGCGCCGGGGCCTCTTCAACCGCGCCGAGCTCGCCGACgtcgtgcgccgccgccgcgacttCGAGTTCCGACTCCGGCGACGCTCCCCGCTCCGACAGGACTTCCTCGACTACATCGCCTACGAGCTCCGCCTCGACTCGCTCCGCAACCTCCGAAAGCGCGCAATCATACGCGCCGCCCCCTCTGAATCCGACGAAGACCATGGCAGCGCCGACGAGGCAGAGGCAGAcacgaagaagaagaggaagaggaggaacaAGAAGTGGAAGAAGTCCATCTCCGACGTCGCGGGGGTCCTACGCATATTGGACATCTACAGGATGGCCACCGTCAGGTTCAAGGGAGACCTCGACCTATGGTTCCGATACCTCGAGTTCTGCCGCGACAAGCGCCACGGAAGGATGAAGCAG GTTCTGGCGCAAGCTATTCGCTTCCATCCCAAGGTCCCTGGGCTTTGGATCTATGCCGCAGCATGGGAATTCGACCAGAACCTTAATGTCGCTGCAGCACGTGCATTGATGCAGAGTGGCCTCAGGTCCTGTCCAGAATCAGAGGATATGTGGATCGAGTATCTTCGCATGGAGCTTACCTACCTTAACAAGCTCAAGGCGCGAAAGGTGGCTCTCGGAGAGGATGTGAAGACACTGCAAAAGAGCGATAATGATGCTGGTCAGTGGAAAGATGAGAACAAAGAACTGTTCATGCCACTGAATGAACAAGATGAAGAGCCCGAGGACTCCAAGCCAGCTGGAGATGCTCTGGAGGAGAAGGAAGACACGTTCTGGCGGCAAGGATTGTTAATCATCCAAACCATATATCATGGTGCGGTGGAAGCTCTTCCATCAAGCTTAACCTTGCGGAAGAAATTCTTGGAGATATTAAACAGTGTGGACTTGGCACATTCTGATGAGTTGAAGATAGAGGTACTGGATGACCTCAAGAAAGATTTCTCCCATTGTGAGGACTACTGGGATTGGTTTGCTAGGTTTCAGCTTACTGATTTAAATAATCCCAACAGCTTGAAGGGAAAGGATGCTCTATCGAATAAGTTGAACAAATCAATTCAG GTATATGATGAAGCTGTCAGAAGGCTGCCAACTTCCAAAATGTATTCCCTTTATGCAAAATTTTGGATGGATGTTCTATACCCTGACAGAGAAGATTCCATTGCATTATTCCAAAATTCTGAATTTGATGCTTCAGAATTCACTTCATCTATACTGAAAGTTTATGAAAGTGCTGAATCATGCGGGTGTCTTACTGAGGATCTTGCTTGCCAATATGTATCACTTTGTTTGAAACTTGAAAGACTGGAGGAAGCTAAGAATCTTGCAGAAAAGCTTTGCAACGGTCCTCTTTCAGATGCTGCAAATTTGTGGAGCCTGAGAGCTTCTATGGAGATAAATTCGGTTGCTACTGCAGGCAGTTCTCCATTCAGCAAGGAGAACTTGAGTTGTTTATTCGATCTATTCAACACTGTTCTTTCCAAATTACCCGTTACTCAGACCGAGGGATTGTGGCACATG GCCATGAAACTGTTTTGTAATGAGAAGATATATTTCGAGAAGTTGGTGAAATGTGCAATGCTATCGCTAAGTTTGGCTGGTGGGAATGATTCGGGTGCATTGGTTGCTTCTGCTATCATTGGATGGTATTTGCAAAGAGATGGTATGAAACAAGCTAGGAAGATGTATAAGAG GCTTCTCGCTCTACCAGGTCCGAGCCTAAAGTTGTTCCAGTACTGCATAGAGCTGGAAGCTAACCTTGCATCGCTAGGAGACAATAGTGCCCTTGCAAATGCCCGTAAGCTTTATGATTCAGCAATCGACTACTATCCCCAGGAAAGAGAAGTGTGGAGAAACTACTACAGCCTGGAATTGAAG GTGGGAACATCGGAAACCGCCAATGCTGTTTACTGGCGTGCTCTTAAGGTGCTCAGTGACTCCACTGCCCTGACCGCTCCCAGTAGCTAG
- the LOC112881775 gene encoding U3 small nucleolar RNA-associated protein 6 homolog isoform X2, whose translation MADAVQYRLERMTDELDDLERRGLFNRAELADVVRRRRDFEFRLRRRSPLRQDFLDYIAYELRLDSLRNLRKRAIIRAAPSESDEDHGSADEAEADTKKKRKRRNKKWKKSISDVAGVLRILDIYRMATVRFKGDLDLWFRYLEFCRDKRHGRMKQVLAQAIRFHPKVPGLWIYAAAWEFDQNLNVAAARALMQSGLRSCPESEDMWIEYLRMELTYLNKLKARKVALGEDVKTLQKSDNDAGQWKDENKELFMPLNEQDEEPEDSKPAGDALEEKEDTFWRQGLLIIQTIYHGAVEALPSSLTLRKKFLEILNSVDLAHSDELKIEVLDDLKKDFSHCEDYWDWFARFQLTDLNNPNSLKGKDALSNKLNKSIQVYDEAVRRLPTSKMYSLYAKFWMDVLYPDREDSIALFQNSEFDASEFTSSILKVYESAESCGCLTEDLACQYVSLCLKLERLEEAKNLAEKLCNGPLSDAANLWSLRASMEINSVATAGSSPFSKENLSCLFDLFNTVLSKLPVTQTEGLWHMAMKLFCNEKIYFEKLVKCAMLSLSLAGGNDSGALVASAIIGWYLQRDGMKQARKMYKRLLALPGPSLKLFQYCIELEANLASLGDNSALANARKLYDSAIDYYPQEREVWRNYYSLELKVGTSETANAVYWRALKVWIPWS comes from the exons aTGGCGGACGCCGTCCAGTACCGCCTCGAGCGGATGACCGACGAGCTCGACGACCTCGAGCGCCGGGGCCTCTTCAACCGCGCCGAGCTCGCCGACgtcgtgcgccgccgccgcgacttCGAGTTCCGACTCCGGCGACGCTCCCCGCTCCGACAGGACTTCCTCGACTACATCGCCTACGAGCTCCGCCTCGACTCGCTCCGCAACCTCCGAAAGCGCGCAATCATACGCGCCGCCCCCTCTGAATCCGACGAAGACCATGGCAGCGCCGACGAGGCAGAGGCAGAcacgaagaagaagaggaagaggaggaacaAGAAGTGGAAGAAGTCCATCTCCGACGTCGCGGGGGTCCTACGCATATTGGACATCTACAGGATGGCCACCGTCAGGTTCAAGGGAGACCTCGACCTATGGTTCCGATACCTCGAGTTCTGCCGCGACAAGCGCCACGGAAGGATGAAGCAG GTTCTGGCGCAAGCTATTCGCTTCCATCCCAAGGTCCCTGGGCTTTGGATCTATGCCGCAGCATGGGAATTCGACCAGAACCTTAATGTCGCTGCAGCACGTGCATTGATGCAGAGTGGCCTCAGGTCCTGTCCAGAATCAGAGGATATGTGGATCGAGTATCTTCGCATGGAGCTTACCTACCTTAACAAGCTCAAGGCGCGAAAGGTGGCTCTCGGAGAGGATGTGAAGACACTGCAAAAGAGCGATAATGATGCTGGTCAGTGGAAAGATGAGAACAAAGAACTGTTCATGCCACTGAATGAACAAGATGAAGAGCCCGAGGACTCCAAGCCAGCTGGAGATGCTCTGGAGGAGAAGGAAGACACGTTCTGGCGGCAAGGATTGTTAATCATCCAAACCATATATCATGGTGCGGTGGAAGCTCTTCCATCAAGCTTAACCTTGCGGAAGAAATTCTTGGAGATATTAAACAGTGTGGACTTGGCACATTCTGATGAGTTGAAGATAGAGGTACTGGATGACCTCAAGAAAGATTTCTCCCATTGTGAGGACTACTGGGATTGGTTTGCTAGGTTTCAGCTTACTGATTTAAATAATCCCAACAGCTTGAAGGGAAAGGATGCTCTATCGAATAAGTTGAACAAATCAATTCAG GTATATGATGAAGCTGTCAGAAGGCTGCCAACTTCCAAAATGTATTCCCTTTATGCAAAATTTTGGATGGATGTTCTATACCCTGACAGAGAAGATTCCATTGCATTATTCCAAAATTCTGAATTTGATGCTTCAGAATTCACTTCATCTATACTGAAAGTTTATGAAAGTGCTGAATCATGCGGGTGTCTTACTGAGGATCTTGCTTGCCAATATGTATCACTTTGTTTGAAACTTGAAAGACTGGAGGAAGCTAAGAATCTTGCAGAAAAGCTTTGCAACGGTCCTCTTTCAGATGCTGCAAATTTGTGGAGCCTGAGAGCTTCTATGGAGATAAATTCGGTTGCTACTGCAGGCAGTTCTCCATTCAGCAAGGAGAACTTGAGTTGTTTATTCGATCTATTCAACACTGTTCTTTCCAAATTACCCGTTACTCAGACCGAGGGATTGTGGCACATG GCCATGAAACTGTTTTGTAATGAGAAGATATATTTCGAGAAGTTGGTGAAATGTGCAATGCTATCGCTAAGTTTGGCTGGTGGGAATGATTCGGGTGCATTGGTTGCTTCTGCTATCATTGGATGGTATTTGCAAAGAGATGGTATGAAACAAGCTAGGAAGATGTATAAGAG GCTTCTCGCTCTACCAGGTCCGAGCCTAAAGTTGTTCCAGTACTGCATAGAGCTGGAAGCTAACCTTGCATCGCTAGGAGACAATAGTGCCCTTGCAAATGCCCGTAAGCTTTATGATTCAGCAATCGACTACTATCCCCAGGAAAGAGAAGTGTGGAGAAACTACTACAGCCTGGAATTGAAG GTGGGAACATCGGAAACCGCCAATGCTGTTTACTGGCGTGCTCTTAAG GTTTGGATTCCATGGTCCTGA
- the LOC112881776 gene encoding dirigent protein 1-like — translation MARLGASTTSSKRCRLLLVVAALLMMILLAAAPVASARRRPVRLRVYMHDIVGGPGQTAALLVRGPGPANPSMHPGNYFGDTVALDDLLTEGLAADSAPAGRAQGTYMTGSMSRPVFVVSVTLHLTAGRYNGSTLVVAGRDDTSEPVRELAVVGGTGALRRAQGHVLWSTARVESPLHAVLELDVHASVPVPTTTPRAKAAAMTLASHLNKSDGPVIEKRRMTMECNRDG, via the coding sequence ATGGCCAGGTTGGGTGCAAGCACCACTTCTAGTAAGCGCTGCCGCCTCCTTCTCGTCGTCGCCGCCCTCCTGATGATGATCCTCctcgcggcggcgccggtggcGTCGGCGCGTCGGCGCCCCGTGCGGCTGCGGGTGTACATGCACGACATCGTGGGCGGGCCTGGGCAGACGGCGGCGCTGCTGGTGAGGGGCCCCGGCCCGGCGAACCCGTCGATGCACCCTGGCAACTACTTCGGCGACACGGTGGCACTCGATGACCTCCTCACCGAGGGCCTCGCCGCGgactccgcccccgccggccgcgcgcaGGGCACCTACATGACGGGGTCCATGAGCCGCCCCGTGTTCGTGGTGAGCGTGACGCTGCACCTCACCGCGGGGCGCTACAACGGGAGCACGCTCGTGGTGGCCGGCCGCGACGACACCTCGGAGCCGGTCAGGGAGCTCGCCGTCGTCGGCGGGACGGGGGCGCTCCGCCGGGCTCAAGGGCACGTGCTGTGGAGCACGGCCAGGGTGGAGTCGCCGCTGCACGCGGTGCTGGAGCTGGACGTGCACGCGTCCGTGCCCGTGCCGACGACGACGCCCAGAGCCAAAGCGGCTGCGATGACGCTCGCTTCTCATCTCAATAAGTCTGACGGACCTGTAATCGAGAAGCGGCGGATGACGATGGAATGTAATCGAGATGGATGA
- the LOC112879609 gene encoding dirigent protein 1-like, with protein MAAVKATSAAAAVFLLLLPVLVPPPAGVLAADDDGTTHLSFFMHDIVSGSNPTAVQVIKGPGSTTAPALGMSFGDTTVVDDALTETSSPTSAALGRMQGFYMLSSQSGPVLMVCANLLLTSGDHNGSTIAVLGRDDTAADVRELAVVGGTGKFRMASGYVLWKTSSMKGADATVQLDVYLTTGNGTTIDAAAPVSPADGSSGSSGSGSGSKASSGARTGGGWVRACAVAVVVAVVGSSWVW; from the coding sequence ATGGCTGCTGTCAAGGCCACctctgcggcggcggcagtcttcctcctcctcctccccgtgtTGGTTCCGCCTCCGGCCGGCGTGCTAGCGGCGGACGACGACGGGACGACGCACCTGAGCTTCTTCATGCACGACATCGTGTCGGGCAGCAACCCGACGGCGGTGCAGGTGATCAAGGGCCCCGGGTCGACGACGGCCCCGGCGCTGGGCATGTCCTTCGGCGACACCACGGTGGTGGACGACGCGCTGACGgagacctcgtcgccgacctcggcggcgctggggcggaTGCAGGGCTTCTACATGCTGTCGTCCCAGTCGGGCCCGGTGCTGATGGTGTGCGCGAACCTGCTGCTGACCTCGGGCGACCACAACGGCAGCACCATCGCGGTGCTGGGCCGCGACGACACGGCCGCCGACGTGCGGGAGCTTGCCGTCGTGGGCGGCACCGGCAAGTTCAGGATGGCCAGCGGGTACGTGCTGTGGAAGACGTCCAGCATGAAGGGCGCCGACGCCACCGTCCAGCTCGACGTGTACCTCACCACGGGCAACGGCACCACCATCGACGCCGCGGCGCCCGTCTCGCCCGCCGACGGCTCCTCTGGTTCGTCCGGGTCAGGGTCCGGGTCGAAGGCGAGCTCGGGTGCGAGGACCGGCGGCGGGTGGGTCAGGGCgtgcgccgtcgccgtcgtggTTGCGGTGGTTGGATCGTCCTGGGTTTGGTGA
- the LOC112882758 gene encoding dirigent protein 1-like, which translates to MMAKRSTRSGGRLTCAAAALMMAIVVLQLQQLMAAAAGDKHHLHFFMHDGYTGPRPTAVLIVNGTGAPVMSGVRFGDTVVMDDVLTEGPSRGSRPVGRAQGTYVTASLEKGQPAMLLSMNVVLTDYGGYSGSTVVVMGRNDITAPVRELAVVGGTGRFRMATGYVLWKTASWKGKNAVLEIDVYLRV; encoded by the coding sequence ATGATGGCGAAGAGATCGAcgaggagcggcggccggcTCACCTGTGCCGCCGCAGCTCTGATGATGGCCATTGTTGtgctgcagctgcagcagctcatggcagccgccgccggcgacaagCACCACCTGCACTTCTTCATGCACGACGGGTACACGGGCCCGCGCCCCACGGCGGTGCTGATCGTGAACGGCACGGGCGCGCCGGTGATGTCCGGCGTGCGGTTCGGCGACACCGTGGTGATGGACGACGTGCTGACAGAGGGCCCGAGCCGCGGGTCCCGGCCGGTGGGGCGCGCGCAGGGCACCTACGTCACGGCGTCGCTGGAGAAGGGACAGCCGGCGATGCTGCTCTCCATGAACGTCGTGCTCACCGACTACGGCGGCTACAGCGGCAGCACCGTCGTGGTGATGGGACGCAACGACATCACGGCGCCCGTGCGCGAGCTCGCGGTGGTCGGCGGCACGGGGAGGTTCCGCATGGCCACGGGGTACGTGCTCTGGAAGACGGCGAGCTGGAAGGGCAAGAACGCCGTACTCGAGATCGACGTCTACCTGCGCGTCTGA